In Prunus dulcis chromosome 1, ALMONDv2, whole genome shotgun sequence, the following are encoded in one genomic region:
- the LOC117616300 gene encoding uncharacterized protein LOC117616300, whose protein sequence is MLVAAIMDIVTSNCDSIEKVSFKPSLSGNAETRDIAAAIEVIEDGGMRLDESHENEDDEDGDSGIKGIGIKVLGGTSVLGLSRTHPVVKLGSSDTSDLGLTRLTTQSLLLQNKLDSSLAQSNLSSAVVPGLWDDLNCQHVAVPFAAWALANWAMASDVNRSCIQELDADGQAVMTALMAPERSVKWHGSLVARLLLEDQNLPLSDSVSDWSSSLLSTASQATKNEDIPLARVALSAFLVSVEKSPGAQKIVMEKGLHPLRDTAKRTMKHNHVQETLAKALELLCTGDLNLPLEEGQRWSAVLLPWVFGKSSSDTIRLSAIRILSRILEDYGPYSVPISQGWLAILLTEIMASKKASSTKGTTQPSSVKVKTQIDQANMLSASQSTNQLVAAVVNLAGNALGTTTNSVDTFPLADLLSMEPFSGTFKTLKKDSVPKVNVADSAKATLKGIKALTEVCADDSLCQEKITDFGVLCLLRRFLLRDDYEKLAAIEVYDASKTLEAQERPSNVPGESSISESNDPSSVRVPPTAHIRRHAARLLTILSQLPKVQKIIIADETWCKWLEDCANGEISGCSDLKTQSYARATLINLFCGRQINRDSANDDIPDAGIANGNKNCPRYDDMIFLINPELPHWTCPENNDQHTVQMDASSSDEASSLDSEDRSVPRFSNDVNISSSVDASHSGAGTREPLLDVVFVHGLRGGPYKTWRISEDKSSTKSGLVEKIDQEAGKLGTFWPGEWLSADFPQARMFSLKYKTNLTQWSGASLPLQEVSSMLLEKLVSAGIGNRPVVFVTHSMGGLVVKQMLHKAKSDNLDNLVKNTKGVVFYSCPHFGSKLADMPWRMGLVFRPAPTIGELRSGSPRLVELNDYIRLLHKKGLLDVLSFCETKVTPIVEGYGGWAFRMEIVPIESAYPGFGELVVLDSTDHINSCKPLSRTDPSYTEILGFLWKLKAKYKRQ, encoded by the exons ATGCTTGTAGCTGCCATTATGGATATCGTCACATCCAACTGTGATAGTATAGAAAAGGTGTCTTTTAAGCCATCCCTGTCAGGGAATGCTGAAACACGGGATATAGCAGCTGCCATTGAAGTTATTGAAGACGGTGGCATGCGTTTGGATGAGTCACatgaaaatgaagatgatgaagacggTGACAGTGGAATAAAGGGGATTGGTATTAAGGTTCTTGGGGGTACATCAGTTTTAGGCCTATCAAGAACACATCCCGTTGTGAAGCTGGGGAGTTCTGATACTAGTGATTTGGGATTAACAAGGCTTACTACACAAAGTCTTCTCCTGCAAAATAAGCTTGACAGTTCACTAGCACAAAGCAATTTGTCTTCTGCTGTTGTTCCTGGGCTCTGGGATGATTTGAATTGTCAACATGTTGCTGTTCCTTTTGCTGCATGGGCATTGGCTAACTGGGCGATGGCATCAGATGTGAATAGATCATGCATACAGGAATTGGATGCAGATGGGCAAGCTGTCATGACTGCTTTAATGGCGCCTGAGAGATCAGTAAAATGGCATGGGAGTTTGGTGGCTCGCTTGCTATTAGAGGATCAGAATCTACCTTTGAGTGATTCTGTTTCTGATTGGAGTTCCAGTCTTCTTTCTACTGCATCTCAGGCAACTAAAAATGAAGACATTCCTTTGGCTCGGGTGGCTTTGTCAGCATTCTTGGTTTCTGTTGAGAAAAGCCCAGGTGCACAAAAGATAGTTATGGAAAAGGGTCTTCATCCATTGAGAGACACTGCTAAGCGAACTATGAAGCATAATCATGTGCAAGAAACATTAGCAAAAGCATTGGAATTGCTTTGTACTGGGGACTTGAATTTACCTCTTGAAGAGGGTCAAAGGTGGTCTGCTGTATTGCTACCTTGGGTTTTTGGAAAATCATCCTCTGACACTATACGTTTGTCAGCTATAAGAATCCTTTCTCGCATTCTCGAAGACTATGGACCATATTCTGTACCGATTTCTCAAGGATGGTTAGCTATTCTGCTTACAGAAATTATGGCTTCCAAAAAGGCATCATCAACTAAAGGAACCACTCAGCCTAGTTCTGTCAAAGTGAAG ACTCAAATTGATCAGGCGAACATGCTTTCCGCTTCGCAGAGTACTAACCAGTTAGTGGCAGCTGTTGTTAATCTAGCAGGAAATGCGCTTGGAACAACCACCAATTCTGTTGATACATTTCCACTGGCAGATCTTCTTTCCATGGAACCTTTTTCTGGGACATTTAAAACTCTAAAGAAAGATAGTGTGCCTAAGGTTAATGTGGCAGATTCTGCAAAGGCAACCCTGAAGGGAATCAAAGCACTGACTGAAGTTTGTGCTGATGATTCTTTATGTCAGGAGAAAATAAcagattttggggttttatGTTTGTTGAGACGGTTTTTGTTACGTGATGATTATGAGAAACTTGCTGCCATAGAAGTGTATGATGCTTCTAAGACGCTTGAGGCACAAGAGCGACCCTCAAATGTTCCTGGAGAATCATCTATTTCAGAAAGTAATGATCCATCTAGTGTCCGGGTTCCACCTACAGCTCACATCCGCAGGCATGCAGCTAGGCTGTTAACTATCCTCTCTCAACTTCCGAAAGTCCAGAAAATCATCATAGCAGATGAAACTTGGTGTAAATGGCTTGAGGATTGTGCTAACGGTGAGATCTCAGGTTGCAGTGATCTCAAAACACAAAGTTATGCTAGAGCAACacttataaatttattttgcgGTCGCCAAATTAATAGAGATTCTGCAAATGATGACATTCCTGATGCCGGTATTgcaaatggaaacaaaaattgTCCCCGGTATGATGACatgatatttttaattaatcctGAACTACCCCATTGGACTTGCCCTGAAAATAACGATCAACACACTGTTCAAATGGATGCATCCTCTTCGGATGAAGCTAGTTCTCTTGACAGTGAGGATAGGTCTGTCCCCAGATTTTCAAATGATGTTAACATATCCAGTTCTGTGGATGCATCTCACAGTGGTGCAGGCACAAGGGAGCCTCTTCTGGATGTTGTTTTTGTCCATGGCCTCCGTGGAGGGCCATATAAGACTTGGCGCATCTCCGAGGATAAGTCATCCACTAAATCTGGCTTAGTAGAGAAGATTGATCAGGAAGCAGGAAAGCTTGGAACATTCTGGCCAGGTGAATGGCTTTCAGCTGACTTCCCTCAAGCTCGTATGTTTAGCCTTAAGTACAAG ACAAATCTAACACAATGGTCTGGCGCTAGCCTGCCTCTTCAG GAAGTTAGCTCGATGCTGTTAGAGAAGCTTGTTTCTGCAGGTATTGGGAATCGCCCTGTTGTTTTCGTGACTCACAG CATGGGAGGTCTGGTTGTTAAGCAGATGCTGCACAAAGCAAAATCAGATAATCTCGATAACCTTGTGAAAAACACCAAAGGAGTT GTTTTCTATAGCTGCCCACATTTTGGAAGCAAACTTGCAGACATGCCTTGGAGGATGGGACTGGTGTTTCGTCCAGCACCAACT ATAGGAGAGCTAAGAAGTGGGTCTCCAAGATTAGTAGAGCTTAATGACTATATCCGCCTCCTTCACAAGAAGGGGCTGCTTGATGTCCTCAGTTTCTGTGAG ACCAAGGTAACTCCAATTGTTGAAGGTTATGGAGGATGGGCTTTCCGAATGGAAATTGTACCAATTGAATCAGCATATCCCGGATTCGGTGAACTCGTT GTATTAGACTCAACGGATCATATAAACTCTTGCAAACCACTCAGCCGCACTGATCCCTCGTATACAGAGATACTAGGGTTCTTGTGGAAGCTGAAAGCCAAATACAAGAGACAATAG
- the LOC117614131 gene encoding probable inactive heme oxygenase 2, chloroplastic: MSATMSLMVKSVSASMAYAVFSPLHSLKPSTISTRNGRRALPLCCSGSSTPASMSTPPPPISTASTGTAPPVVRRRMRYRKQYPGESKGITEEMRFVAMRLRNINGKKLNDNDTQSEEDDDDDGDNDDNAPEENNSSESDVDGDGGEAETWRPSMEGFLKYLVDSKLVFDTVERIVDDSNDVAYAYFRKTGLERSEGLSEDLEWFKQQGMVIPEPSGPGVSYAKYLEELADNSAPLFLCHFYNIYFSHIAGGQVIARQVSEKLLEGRELGFYTWEGDVQELLKGVREKLNNLGVHWTRDDKNKCLRETSKSFRYLGQIVRLIILELK, encoded by the exons ATGAGTGCAACGATGTCGTTAATGGTGAAATCGGTCTCAGCATCAATGGCTTACGCCGTCTTTTCACCGCTTCATTCGTTGAAGCCCTCAACAATTTCAACGAGAAACGGTCGTCGAGCCCTGCCGCTCTGTTGCTCTGGCTCGAGCACCCCCGCCTCCATGTCTACGCCTCCGCCGCCAATTTCGACGGCTAGCACAGGTACGGCGCCGCCGGTGGTAAGGAGGAGGATGAGGTACAGGAAGCAGTACCCGGGAGAAAGCAAAGGCATCACTGAGGAGATGAGGTTCGTCGCCATGAGGCTCCGTAACATCAACGGCAAGAAATTGAACGACAACGACACTCAGTCTGAGGaagacgacgacgacgacggtGATAATGACGATAATGCCCCCGAAGAGAACAATAGTTCAGAATCAGATGTTGATGGTGATGGGGGTGAGGCGGAGACTTGGCGGCCCAGTATGGAAGGGTTCCTCAAGTACTTGGTGGACAGCAAGCTCGTCTTTGACACCGTCGAGCGCATTGTGGATGATTCAAACGACGTTGCTT ATGCCTATTTCAGGAAGACTGGATTGGAAAGGTCAGAGGGTCTTTCTGAAGATCTTGAGTGGTTTAAACAACAGGGTATGGTGATTCCAGAACCCAGTGGCCCAGGAGTTTCTTATGCCAAGTATTTGGAGGAGCTTGCAGACAATTCTGCTCCATTGTTCCTCTGCCATTTCTACAATATCTACTTTTCACATATAGCTGGTGGTCAGGTCATTGCAAGACAG GTATCTGAGAAGCTCCTGGAAGGAAGGGAGTTGGGATTTTACACATGGGAAGGGGATGTTCAAGAGTTACTGAAAGGTGTTCGTGAGAAGCTCAACAACCTTGGAGTG CACTGGACTCGAGATGACAAAAACAAATGCTTAAGAGAAACATCGAAGTCATTCCGGTATTTGGGGCAGATAGTTCGTTTGATCATCTTAGAGCTCAAGTAA
- the LOC117615284 gene encoding uncharacterized protein LOC117615284 has translation MEATTDTLVIKAPKKSPLILRMVVLLFAMVCGVYICLVCLKQINTDTKTKFLNIIAINHQNQINQSCQVPDLEKSEIGYVHYPKPQTFKRKECACNPVRYFAILSMQRSGSGWFETLLNSHINVSSNGEIFSVRDRRLNVSSILKNMDKVYNLDWFSSASKNECNAAVGFKWMLNQGLMENHEEILNYFKKKGVSAIFLFRRNLLRRMISVLANSYDKDAKPLNGTHKSHVHSPLEAEILAKYKPKINATLLIRDLAQDEEAAAKAVEYFNATRHIVVYYEDVLNNRTKLDEVQDFLRLPHRELKSRQVKIHTTPLSNQVENWETVEKTLKGTSYETFLHADYQLPSSPQSALINFT, from the exons ATGGAAGCCACCACA GATACACTTGTCATCAAAGCTCCCAAGAAATCTCCACTGATACTGAGGATGGTAGTTCTACTTTTTGCAATGGTTTGTGGAGTTTACATTTGCTTAGTTTGTTTGAAGCAAATAAACACTGACACCAAGACCAAATTCTTGAACATCATAGCCATTAAtcaccaaaaccaaattaatcAATCTTGTCAAGTTCCTGATCTTGAGAAATCCGAAATCGGCTATGTTCATTACCCAAAACCTCAAACATTCAAAAG GAAGGAATGTGCCTGCAATCCAGTACGGTACTTTGCCATATTGTCAATGCAGAGATCTGGGAGTGGATGGTTTGAAACGCTGTTGAATAGTCACATTAATGTAAGTTCAAATGGGGAAATATTTTCGGTCCGGGATAGGAGGCTTAATGTATCTTCAATCTTGAAGAACATGGATAAAGTTTATAATCTGGACTGGTTTAGTAGTGCTTCCAAGAATGAGTGTAATGCTGCTGTGGGATTCAAATGGATGCTTAATCAG GGTTTGATGGAGAATCATGAAGAGATATTGAACTACTTCAAGAAAAAAGGAGTGTCTGCAATATTCCTCTTCCGAAGGAACTTGCTCCGCAGAATGATTTCTGTACTTGCAAATTCCTATGACAAAGATGCTAAGCCACTCAATGGGACGCACAAGTCTCATGTCCATTCTCCATTGGAG GCTGAAATACTAGCAAAATACAAACCCAAGATAAATGCGACATTACTAATTCGAGATCTTGCTCAAGATGAAGAGGCAGCTGCCAAAGCTGTAGAATACTTCAACGCCACTCGCCATATTGTTGTTTACTACGAGGACGTTCTCAACAACCGCACT AAACTTGATGAGGTTCAAGACTTCCTTAGGTTGCCCCACAGAGAGCTCAAGAGCCGTCAGGTTAAGATCCATACGACGCCGTTATCAAACCAAGTTGAGAACTGGGAAACTGTTGAGAAAACACTCAAAGGCACATCGTACGAGACTTTTCTCCATGCAGACTATCAGCTGCCTTCTTCACCACAATCTGCACTAATTAATTTCACTTGA